Proteins found in one Brachyspira murdochii DSM 12563 genomic segment:
- a CDS encoding DNA-directed RNA polymerase subunit alpha produces the protein MALKEILESIKHPHRVTFEKKDLTPTYGKFIAQPFERGYAVTVGNALRRVLLSSIPGYAITAIKIDGVSNEFENVPGMKEDTIVMIMHLKNVVVSLPDRLETKTIHMKKEGPCTITAGDLVANDNEAQVHNPDYYIATIAEGYTFEMDIQIEGGYSYVPAEMNIELVEDVNAIAIDAIYSPIVSVKYNVDPIRVGQRIDYGKLTLEIETKGNIAPEKALSQAAKILRDNLKHFMDPEEANGDDEKIEETPKDSVLDSLKGKHIEEVEFSVRTANFLMASDLKTLDKVAVKSESDLLRLIGANEMIIEEIKEKLAEYGAHLGMRG, from the coding sequence ATGGCATTAAAAGAAATATTAGAATCTATTAAACATCCTCACAGGGTTACTTTTGAGAAAAAAGATTTAACTCCTACTTACGGAAAATTTATTGCTCAGCCCTTTGAAAGAGGATATGCAGTTACTGTTGGCAATGCTTTAAGAAGAGTATTATTATCTTCTATACCTGGTTATGCTATTACCGCTATTAAAATAGATGGTGTAAGCAATGAATTTGAAAATGTACCCGGCATGAAAGAAGACACTATAGTTATGATTATGCATCTTAAAAATGTTGTAGTTTCGCTTCCAGATCGTTTGGAAACAAAAACTATTCATATGAAAAAAGAAGGACCTTGTACTATTACTGCCGGAGATTTGGTGGCTAATGATAATGAGGCTCAGGTTCATAATCCGGATTACTATATTGCTACTATCGCAGAAGGTTATACCTTTGAAATGGATATTCAAATTGAAGGCGGATATAGTTATGTGCCTGCAGAAATGAATATTGAACTTGTAGAAGATGTTAATGCTATAGCAATAGATGCTATATACTCGCCTATTGTCAGCGTTAAATATAATGTTGACCCTATAAGAGTAGGTCAGCGTATAGATTATGGAAAACTTACTCTTGAAATAGAAACTAAAGGTAATATAGCTCCAGAAAAAGCTCTTTCACAAGCTGCTAAAATCTTAAGAGATAATTTAAAACATTTTATGGATCCTGAAGAGGCTAATGGTGATGATGAAAAAATAGAAGAAACCCCTAAAGATTCTGTTCTTGATTCTCTTAAGGGAAAACATATTGAAGAAGTTGAATTCTCTGTTAGAACTGCTAATTTCCTAATGGCTTCTGATCTTAAAACTTTAGATAAAGTAGCTGTAAAAAGTGAATCCGATTTGCTCAGACTTATTGGTGCTAATGAAATGATCATTGAAGAGATTAAAGAAAAGCTTGCAGAGTATGGTGCTCATCTTGGTATGAGAGGTTAA
- the rplQ gene encoding 50S ribosomal protein L17, which translates to MRHRVTVKKFNRTSAHKKAMLSNMLTSLLKYEKIETTKEKGRAIKQLADKIIYKAKVDNVHNRRMAAKYVKDKTILTKLFKDIAPRYADKNGGYVRKILSYKRFGDAADMCVVMLCESDSSSVKTENK; encoded by the coding sequence ATGAGACATAGAGTTACAGTAAAAAAATTTAATAGAACAAGTGCACATAAAAAAGCTATGCTTTCTAATATGCTCACTTCTCTATTGAAATATGAAAAAATAGAAACTACTAAAGAAAAAGGCAGAGCTATAAAACAATTGGCTGATAAAATTATATATAAAGCTAAAGTTGATAATGTTCACAATAGAAGAATGGCTGCTAAGTATGTTAAAGATAAGACTATACTTACTAAACTTTTTAAAGATATAGCTCCTAGATATGCTGATAAAAATGGCGGTTATGTAAGAAAAATTTTGTCATATAAAAGATTCGGTGATGCTGCAGATATGTGCGTAGTTATGCTTTGCGAATCTGATAGCTCTTCTGTTAAAACTGAAAATAAATAA